Part of the Sylvia atricapilla isolate bSylAtr1 chromosome 1, bSylAtr1.pri, whole genome shotgun sequence genome, GTGATGGAGTGAAGTGATAGCCCGGCTCTGGCCCAGCAAAGCGAGACCAAAACTCTACCGGGGCCATCAAACTGCCCCAAATGTTGCCGTGTTTGACATTGACCTTGTGCCTTTGCCGCTCTGCTCCTGCCAAAGCAAATTCCACAGGTTGATTAGAGTCGTGCCCAGAGGTCTGGTGTTGAAATTGTAGCTTtgtcaataaataaaattccaggTATTTGTTTAATACATCGAGCTCTGTCTTGCGAGGCTTGCAGCACCCCTTTGCAGGATATTCCATTAACCTTATTTTCCAGGCAGAGAAACCGAGgcaaagtggattttttttttccaaggtcATTCAGTAATAtctttattgctattttttgctgctgatttgGAGCgcttctgagggaaaaaaaaaaaaaaaaggaagtgtgGCTAAAGTGGAGGATtgctattttgcttttattcacGGGGTTTATAATGGAATAAAACAGGAGTACAGCCTTATGGATAAAGGGAGTCTCTGAATTGAAGGGTTTGGGGGTAGGTTTGATGCCagtgatttttctctgctgcaaacgtgtctgcagtgctggagagcCCTGTTgggctgcttttccctgttGGAATAATTGCACTGGGTGAAAGGGTGAGGAAATTCACCTCGATTGAACCTCCACAGCTCAAAACCTCCCCACCTTTTGCCAAGTTTTGTTGGTGCTTCCTGcggtggagcagcaggaatgaaaatggctggagcagagctggagttgGTGATGTGAGTCCTGCTCAGAGTCAAACCCCCTCGGTGTAAATGGTCTGAGGAGCTGCCATCGGGTTCCCTGAACGTTTCCTCGGTTGTGAAATAGTTGGAATGTGGAAgggcctggcaggagctgcGCACCGAGTTCCCTGTGAGTGTTAGTCATGCTGACCAAGTGGGGGGAGGACCAGGCACAGCTTTTCAAGGCAAACCAAGCGTGTGTGTGGGAGTCGGGGCTGGATTCTGCTCCTGGGAATTCACCAAAgtgtgctgtgctccagctgcttcaAGCACAGGAGCGTTTATACAGATAATTAGCAGCCGAGCCATTGATGACATGGATTGCAAGGAGGAAAAGCTCAAAACCCAGGCTTCCAGCTGAAATGGCTGTGCTGAAGTTTTAAGAACCGCCTTTACGCATCCCAGAGGCTTTCATTTCTAAAACAACCTCTTCTTTTCAAAGATGGGCTTTCAAGCAAGAATTCTTGTGGATTTCAGCAGCCTTCCCGAGCATCCAGCTTGCTTTACAGTGGAGAAATTCGGTGAATGTGAGGTAACTTCGTCTGAAAAGGAATACTTCTGATTCTTTTTATAGAAATCTCTTGGAAGTTCTGCTCCTGGAATGCTACAGAGCTTGTGTTAGAGCTGGCACCATCCTCAGCCAGACCCTTTCTTGAACTGATGAGTACAGAAGTTCAGAATCAGCTTCCCACTACAGCAGctgttttttctgtgtaattcagcatttttttttcctttctgcttgcGAGTATCCgattttattccttatttttaaCACACGCAAACATCTGAGGGGCTGTGGTGGAGCTTCTGCTGATGTTTCAGTTCTGATAAAACTCTGGTGTCTAACACAGCTCTGGTTCACCCACTGCTGTTGATACCTCACAGCTCAGAGGCTTTGCCTTGACATTTCCTTCAAACCAAGAGCCAATTTCATTGCTGCATAGAGCTCTCCTGTGAGTTCTTGCCATTTCTACTAGGAGTGTAAATGTTGACTTAGTGCCCAGTTCCTGGGAATGAATAACAGGATATTTGGCTTAAAATTGAAGATTTTGAGCTCAGGCACAATTCAgcctcaaaaccaaaaaaaaaattaaaaataaaacaacaacaccCAAACTGTGCACTTcttatctgaaaataaattctttgtgCCCACCAGTTCTCACACCAGTGTGCCCAGTGCTGAACTGGGGAGCAGAAAGTCACAGGCCATTCTTGGGGTTCACAAGTGCATTATTGGCACCACAATATTTCTTGGGCATGGATGCAGCTCCCTCTGTGCTTTTCACCTGTCAGCCTGTGCTTTCAGTAGGGTATTTTTCACACCAGATACCTATTTCTTCTCTGGGTTAGTTTGTGTGCTTTCCAGTTATGGTGGCCTGTAAATCTTTAAAGTaattggaggtttttttgtgaagcagcagcagtttgctTTCCCTGCTTGAAGGTGTGAATAAGGGAATaattctggtttgggtttgagtATCAAGTCAAGCAATCCAGTGTCTTTGATACTGACTCTTTATTCCGGCTGTTATTTTAGGAGTGAGATGTCTGAGAAATAAGCATGACCCCAAAGGAAATTTCCCCCTCTTTTGGCCTTGTTTTGATCTTGTAAgtgatattttctgttttctgccatTCCAAGCCCAGCACTCCCAAGAGAACATTCCAGCATGTGGGAAATGTCCTGTCTGGGTAAGGTGTGCAGGCAGCAAGGTGTTCAACCTTCTTGGGTTAAACAAAGGTGCTGGACAAGGAGATTTCCTTTCACCTGGTGTCTCAGCTGGGCTTGGCTTGTCCTCCAGCTTGGACATGCTCAGTGCTTTTGGACCCTTTTTAGTTAAACCCTGCAAGCCTTTGGTGGCCAAATCCAACAGTTCCTGTTTAGATGGCAGCACAGTTAAGGAATCTTTACTTCGATTTCAGTGCTCCCACCTTTTCCCTCAAATAACCAGGTTATGATCCCTCAGGACACCTTCTCCATCCCCAACTTGGCAGAAGCACTCCCAGTGTGAACTGGGGGGAGATGGTTGCAGTGGTCAGTGTTGATCTCCACACAATTAACACTCCTGCTTCTAATGATTAAAATCATAAAGGAGTTAGGAGTTAATATTAATGAGGAGCTCTGGGATGATGTTGTTGCCATGGCcttttttccagtgctgtgtgtgcaggatAATGAATCACCAGGTGAACAAAGGGCCTGGCCTGCTCCTTGGCTGCTCTTACATTTTACACGGAATCCAGGCCTACTGAGATACTGATCTGCTCGAAAAGAGCTCAAATCAAAATTACCTGAGctaaattttcagtgtttcaagGCCCAAAGTTAAAGGATTTGAGTCGAGAAGTTGTCATCTCTCAGGTTAGCAGATGTGGAAGGCCAGTAAACAGTTGCTAAAAATAGTCCCATGTAACTGCACTGGGATAGTGTATTGGGCCACCCTGGCTATATATAAAGAGGTGTTTCCAAAATTTGCTGTAACAGAACACTTGAATCTGCAAAGAAATGATTTCAAGTTCAAGAGAACACATCAGCACTGTTCCCTGCTGAGTGGGGGTGTGAAACACTGGGGCTGTAGATTAATCCTGAATTTTAGCAGTGTTCTATTCTTGTTGGATCTCTtctcacattttcctttaaatcacACTTTATATTGTTAAGAGCGAGCTGTCTGGTTAgacttgcattttaaattatttgccaGTTGTTCTTGCATGTTACACCAGTAACAGCTGCTGGAGTTGCAtgagttttttaaaagatgctttctCACCTCTTATTTGCACAATGATTTGGTAATCTCTTGTGTGAATAGTTTGCTTTTCttgataatttaatttaaaacgTTCTAGAATGCAATAAATGAGAAAGAATGGTCCGGGCCAACTAATGATAACTGGCTGAATTTCAAATCAATATTTCTGGTAAATATCAAATTGATCCATTTTTGTTCCCCTGTGACTGACAGAAGCAGTATGTTAATTCCAGGTGATGAATTatggatttgggggttttctaGGAGTTAAAGCTTAGGCCAATGTCAAGtagattttcctttaaatggAGGTGGAATTTCCGTAGTGAATCCATTGCCTTTGTAAACAGGCCACTTTTACTTGCCAAGGTGCCCAAGCAAAGGTGCAGGGAGCTCCCAGGAAGCAGTTTTTGGTAAACCTGCAGCTCTTGGGGGTTTTACCTGTGCTCTAATGTTTTGTCTGCTTGTGGCTGTGTAGCTCAGCGTGTCACTGGTGGTGGTGCCATGTTTCTCTGTCCTTGAAACAGGGCTTTGAAAGCAGGATAGGAACATCCCAGAGACAACAAATGCCTTCTGTACCTCTGTCCCAGCACCGTgcaggggaggagcagagccttCAGCTTCCCTTGACTGATCTTATCACAGAACCAtaaaatcctggaatggtttggcttggaagggacctgaaagctCCTGTGGTTCCAACCCTCTGCCGTATTCATGGCTGCTGGGATTTTTAGATGGCCCAGCCAGCTTGTTTTTAACACCTGCAAAGTTTGGAGCTTTATTTTGAGCCTTTAGTGCTGGTCCACAGAAGTGAAAtgaatgtatttatatattgcAGTGTAGTTTGACTAAATGGTGCATGTGGCATGCTCTGCCTTGGCCTCTCATTTTGTCCCTGGTCTCTTTAAAGAGATGGTGCAAACCTGAATGAAAGATAATTCCTGTCTCAGGGAAGTTTAATCTCTGTGTGGTCAAAAAGAGCTTTCCCAGAGGTGTACAGGTGAGGTTCTGTGGGGATTTCAAGGTGTGCTGTGCTCTCTTTGGTGGCATGCACACCCTTCTGGTCATACATCTCTGGGGTTTGTAACCAAACTCACCCAAAGGAGTTTGGGGTCCAGCAGCAGATTGGTCTTCTCATGATAAGCAGCCCGAATGAAATGACATTCAAATGCATTAATGCACACTTGAATATAAAATGCTGCAGGACGATTAAGTGTTTAATGCTCTTTTGGCCTTGAGATATTCCTCAGAGCTCTTATTCTAACCACCTACAATTAATAAAAGCAGATTCTGCTTCTTCCTCATGGGCCGTATCACTTTAACAACCACCGGGCCTGCTGCTCTTGCAGACACTCATTCATTTTTAACTCCTCACTGCGAGCCTCTCTGCAAAAGGCTGCCTGTTCTCCTAAAGCCTTATCTGAATGTATCACTTACTAGAAAACAGGCGgctgaaaatgcttttgtttcatgAAACGAAACTGCGACTTCCCCATGGAACGTCAGTGCCGCTGTTTACCAATGGCACGCTGGGGCTCAGCCCAACCTGCCCGACGGGTTCTTGGCGCTGCTCAGGTGGAGCACAGGGTGTCAAAAGTGCTGTAGGGCTGCCATGGgcacggacagacagacagacacttCGGTGCTGCCGTGATCTGGGTCTGCTCAATGCGCTGAGTTGCCttttccaggagctgggcttgtgcTGATGGAAAATACACGCGGTGCTCTGTGAAAACAGTCTGTGCTGTTTATTCAAATCGTTCCCTTTCATACTCAAATCTTCCCACTTAGCCTGATGGATCTCTCTTTTGAAGATGTGCTCGAGCACTACAAGCAGCTCACAAGCCGTagtctttcatgttttcagggATTTTATCCACCTTGTGCTCTTCTAAAACAATCGCTGTAGCAATTACTGACAACATTtgggtggagggaaggaggaagttAAACTTCACTAAGGAATACAGATCAGATATGGATCAGTCAGGATACACATTGCAAGGGGTGAAAAGTAacagggttgggtttttttttttttccttaacttaATATACGAGGAAATTGCAGACTTTTCAAAGTGTGCACGTTCTCGGGGTGCAAGTAATGGGCTGGGAATTAAAGCTCAGTGCTGGAGTGCAGAGGGAGCAGTCCCGTGATCCCTCAGCTGAGCTGTATTAAcagaggcagcccaggctggggagcagctcgGGCCCAGCCAGGCAGTTctgtggcagtgcagggggAGGAACGTGGAGCACAAACCATGGAGGGGGAGTTCCTTCCCTGTGGGAAGAGCTGAGTGTGAGGAACTGCTGCTCAGGGGATGGTCCCACCCATGGGGAAAGCAGGgaccctgccccagccccatccaacaAAACCCTGATGGGACCCAAAACAATTCCTGGGAGTTCTGCTGATGGATTCCtcctggttttttcttttttctttttatttttccttttccttttggacGGCAAAGATTCAGCTACTTTTTAGTTAACTTGTAAACACGCTTTCCTTGCAGGAGTGGGCTGTAAACTATACTGTGCTgcctgtaaaaataaatgtgacttTTCATAATGCCACCTACCCCTGAAGTACCAAATAAAGTTACAGGATCGCTTTGgatgggagggatggggaagagaGCAAGAGGGAAATGGAAGCCAAGTGCTTAAATGGATCTTAACCTCTTCTtcacagaaagtaaaaatagGGAGGATGGGTTGCTATAAAAGCAGCTTCAATGGTGAAGGGCAGGCTTGACCTGGAAATAGCTGCCAGGAAGACAAGGATCTAACGGGATTCACTGCTCTTAGTGCCAAGTGCAAGCAACTTGTTCAGCAGCCTGTGACTTTTCTGGTGTGTGGAAAGATGCTGTGGATATAAATTACAGGATTTTGCTCTTTTACCTAATGACTGTGATCAGTCCAAGCATTTGATAACCTATTATGCTTTCAAACGTGTGCGAAGCAAAGAAAGGCGTCCTTTGTGCAGGCTTCTAAGGTTCTCCTGCTGCAAAAGTTCTTGCAGTCTCTTTCTGTGAGCTCTGGTAAAAGGTCACAGTTCAGCCCCGactgctgctttccagatgAAGCAGGAGATAGAGGTGGCATGAGCAGCCAGACAAAGGGAAGCTTTactgctctccagcctggggagagctgtgctctgggctgggatgggagatTTCCTGCTGGGGAGAAACTGGGGACTGCAGCAaaactgttttctctgcttcctaATTAACCTTCCTGTTTATACAGCCTTCGTATATTCCAGTGGGAGGGGGAATATCCATGGTCatgctgcagaaacacaaaaggaaGTGGTGGAATAATAGAACTTTTAAACCTCCCCTTTGGTTCTAATCCCCAGGCTGCCCAGTCTGGTTTGTAGAGATCAGTTTTAAAGCTTCaggaagataaaataaatgaatttttgaCTGGAGTCGCTTCAGCGAGTTGGAGGAGCTCTGAAGTGGACTCTGAACTTccctgtgagctgtgtgtgctgagaCACGTGACTTGGTTAATGTTCCAGAGTTTTAACTTTTGGGTTAAAAATGGCATCCAGCAAAGCTTCCTGGGGAGGACAGAACtgctcagcccttccccagTGCAGGGTGGGGAATTCAGGCTTCACACGTGACTGGGACATCACTGAACAGGATGGGGAAAGGCTTTTGTGTTGTGGTGTGCTTTTCAGTCCAAATCTTGCTTTATTGTTCTTAAAGTCTCTTTCTAGGGAGAGTTTCACTTCGAGTACAGCTTCATCGTGAAATACAGGATCTTTCCAGAGATGATTCAAACGTCATGTTATGCTTGAAATTGGATTTGGTTGACAGGAAACTCTGATTTGAGTCTATTGGCTATTGGTGCATCTCGTCAGAAACTTGAATTTTCAGTTGGGCTCATCTCTTCTTAAAGTGGCATCTGAGAGCTccaagaggcagcagcagggagggtgTGAATTGTCCCTATCGCCCTGTGAGGTGTCTGTGGAGCTTCCaggctgctttctgctgccttgTACCAGCTCTCCAATAGCTCTCCTGGGGATTTCAGTCCTGCTGTAAACTGTGCAGGAGTCATTTTGGAACGTGGGGGGAATTTGTGATGGGATGGGTCAGGTCCCAAAGGCACAGGGAAGTGTTTGAGTGcaaaagcagcttctgcagtTCCTAAACAGGAAGCTCCTGCTGACATTAAGTTAATCACTTTAATCACCCAGGCAGGAGCCTTGGCTGTGAAGGAAGTGCTCATCTCTGAACCTGCTCATTTAATGTAGCTGTTAATTCTCCGTAGTTAAGTTTGATTAAATGTGGGTTTGTTTCCTCCAGAAGGTTAATGACAGTAACTGCTCTGTGTTTATGTGCTGTTCACAGGCCATTTCCTCGGGGATGGAGGGGAAGGAAACTGTTCTGAGCAGGAGAAAATCCCAGCTGTATTCAGAGTTTCCTTCCCAAAGGAAGGACCAGCTATTGCTGTGCTAAGCAAAACCTTGTTATCTGCAGGTCAATTGGGAAAAGTTAGTTAAATGGTGAAACTTTTCTGCAGATAAATTATCCTGTAACAATGGGGAATAAAGTACCTGAAGTGGTCAGGTGCATGAATTTTACAAGGAAAAGTCTGAGAGCAGCAATTAATGCTAAAATCTCTGAAAGAATATTTGAAGCATTTCAAGCTATTAAAGTAATTTCATGAGCACCGAGTTTTGGCACATCTGTTCATCTTTGTGTTGCTTCAGTCAGGGGAAAATGTTCAGTGATGGCTGAGGTGTCTATAAGTGATTCACATTATCTCTTACTTTGGGTTTTTggtcttttgtggtttttatgtCATGGTCAGAACACAACTGTTGGTAACTCATGAGTGATcctctgatctttttttttttttcctcctccagatTTTACTGGCCAGTGAGAACACATCTCAACcatgggaaatatttttgctaaCCTCTTCAAAGGCCTTTTTGGCAAAAAAGAAATGCGTATTCTAATGGTTGGCCTGGACGCTGCAGGAAAGACAACTATTTTATACAAACTTAAACTTGGTGAAATAGTAACTACTATTCCTACTATAGGTaagagttttctgtttctctgactGATGGCTTTGAGGTTTGGGTCTCAGCTGATTGAAGTGATTTGTCTGTCAGAACAAACACTCGCTAAAGCCATGGTGTGAAGGTGGAACAGCCAAATGTTCTGCCGTGGGAGAGGATTGTGGCTTTTCTCACTCCACTCCCTGTCATCAGTCGCTTGTGGAATGAGCCTTTGTGAGCCACAGAAGGGCAGTTTgtctcccaggctgctgtggcaTCGTGTCAGACTGAGTAGCAGAGGGttcaccttttttccccctctttatTTTATTGGAAGATTTGAAGATTTACAGTTCTTAAACCCAGAagaggttggggtttttttggtttattgagggttttttttttttaggcaacATAGTTTGCTTTTGTAGCTTTTCAGGTAGCAGATTTTTTCATTGGGGTGATGGTGGGAGCAGCACAACCTGTGTTTGTCTCCTTCAAGAGCTTCAGCACAGGAATTCTGGTGGTTTAAACTAATTCCAGTTTTAAGTGGACTTTTTTTAATGACACCGCTCTCAGTGTGACCTGCTAAATACAGCAAGCCAGTTAGATTTAAGTGAGATTTATGCcacagtctcttttttttttaggtttcaATGTGGAAACAGTAGAATACAAGAACATCAGCTTCACAGTGTGGGACGTGGGCGGTCAGGACAAGATCAGACCACTCTGGCGCCACTACTTCCAGAACACACAAGGTGAGTGTGTTCTCCACACACCTCATCCCCAACTGCCCAGAGTCTGAGAGGGTTTTTTGACTCTCTTCACTAAGTTAATTTTGCAGGTTTCTTGGAGGGGAgtggaaatatttattattctaGAAGGGTGTGTTTtgtgtgctgctctggctcttcTCTTAAGCCACTGCAGGTTCAAAGAGGGATGGGTAGGATTTCAGAAACCAGTCTTCCTTGTCCTTCTGACTCAGAGTGAGTTCAggactttgtttttcttctgtcaccatcacagctctgctctcacttCAAAGCAGAGTCTTCTCTGAAAGCTCTGCAGCCCCATGGACTGAGAGTTTGTCACTTGTGTCACCGCTGGGCCTTTTTCATGTCCGTGTCTTGGAGTCCTGTCACAGcatttcaggagctgctgctccctgaaaaATGCCAAGTGGTTATGAAGAAAGAGTACCCAAGCTGCAAAAACAGATGTGAACCAAAACCAGTTTTCACCAACTTTCAGCAAGAACAGATTTTCTCTCAGATGTGAGACTTCAACTTTGTTTATTCCTGTTCGTTTATTTCTAGGTCTGATTTTTGTGGTTGACAGCAATGACAGAGAACGTGTGAATGAGGCCAGAGAAGAGCTTATGAGGATGTTGGCAGAAGATGAGCTCAGAGATGCTGTTTTATTAGTGTTTGCTAACAAACAGGTATGCCCAAGAAAGGTGTCTGTCTGTCAGAACCCTTGAAAACTTCCACCATCCTTTGTGTGAGTGCCAGATCTTGACcttgattttcatattttcagtgtAATGATAAATAAACTCAGAGTAAGTTGTCATTCAGGTATGTTGAAGGGAGAAAATGATGGATTAAATTCTCATCTGAAAGGAACATAATTTTAAACAGTCTTGGCTAAGAGATTTTCAGTTTTAGTGAAAaaacagtttgatttttcaggTTGACATGGCTCAGTTACAGCAGCTGCCCAAACCCAAAGAGTTCTGGAATGCCAGAACCTCCCTGAATTCCTCATTTAGGATGTTTGAGGGCTCTGCTGGTGCTGATGGAAGGAAGCACTGGAGTTCCAATGTGCTTGTGTTGACCTGTGAGCTGGGCTCTCCCAGGCCTCAGAGTTAGCTGAGAGTTCTGCCTTTTATTGCTTGTAAAGGTCTTGGCAGCTTAACCCCAAATGTCAAGGGCCTAAAATGTAAAGAGGGAATGACATCCTGCTCCATGGATTGCACAGCCTCAGCTGGGAAAGGTGAGGATTCCTTAAATTGTGTCCAGGAGTAGGAAAGGTGGGCTCTAAAGAAGCTGGGCTCAGCAGTACTGGGTGATAAACACTGATCTTAAATCATAGCTGCAATCACAGAAAGGATCCTCCTGAGTAGAAACAGGCTTGGAATTGTGAGCAGTGTCAGCACTGGGGGAATGACTGCCTCACTTCCCTATGAGATATTCCATAATGTTGATTTAAATTGGGCTGTTAAACCTTTGAGGCTTTGGTCAGTGTTGGGGAAATAACTTGAATATCAAACTAATGCCCTGGggttttctgaaagagaagtcCTGAGAGCTCTTAACTTGGTTGTAATGCTTTTAAAGCTGGTGATGGGAAGAGTGGGGAATGACTGTTGTTGCTTCCCTCAGGACCTGCCGAACGCCATGAATGCAGCAGAAATCACAGACAAACTTGGACTGCATTCTCTCCGTCACAGGAACTGGTACATCCAGGCCACCTGTGCCACTAGTGGAGACGGTCTCTATGAAGGACTGGACTGGTTGTCCAATCAGCTCCGAAACCAGAAATGAAACCATAaaccttcctcttccctctttttccacCCCTCCCTCTTATTTCCTCCTACTCGCCCTTCGCTTTACTCTAATGTGGCAAACTGTGCTACTTTGTGGTATTGAGTGCCGGaagctgttttcatttcttttttgtcacAGTATATATTGCATCATGCTGTAAATGTGGCAAATACAAGCCTGAAAACAGTTAGGTTTCTTATTTAATGTAAATAGTTTTTGTTTCCAATGAGGCAGTTTCTGGTACTCCTATGCAATATtactcagctttttttttattgtaaagaATCAAGTCACTGTTCAGTACCTGGAAGGGAATTTAAGTGGGTTAATAACGTCAGGGTTGCCCAGTGGTCCTTGTGCAGTAGAGCTGGATTCGATCTTGGTTGGGTTGTGAGATCTGTGAGATCCATTTTGGTGGTTGGTTTTTAACCTgaatcctgtatttttttaaatagacaaggaaaagtaaaaacacTTAAAACACACAAACGTTTGACATcgcttctgctgctccagctcaaaCGTGTGGTGACTCTTGATTCTTTTGAAAAGGGTGAAGCAATGACTGACACCCAATTAGCTTCATCTGCTTAACAAACAGATCATAAGTGGTAGATCTCTGGCTCTTTCTGTAGCTCGTAGTCTGTGCTCATCTCCGTTCACAACCGTTACAAGATTTGCCGGGCCTGGTTTAGATGAGCTTTGCAGACTCATGCTAAAC contains:
- the ARF1 gene encoding ADP-ribosylation factor 1; amino-acid sequence: MGNIFANLFKGLFGKKEMRILMVGLDAAGKTTILYKLKLGEIVTTIPTIGFNVETVEYKNISFTVWDVGGQDKIRPLWRHYFQNTQGLIFVVDSNDRERVNEAREELMRMLAEDELRDAVLLVFANKQDLPNAMNAAEITDKLGLHSLRHRNWYIQATCATSGDGLYEGLDWLSNQLRNQK